One Phaseolus vulgaris cultivar G19833 chromosome 2, P. vulgaris v2.0, whole genome shotgun sequence DNA window includes the following coding sequences:
- the LOC137811459 gene encoding uncharacterized protein At5g41620-like isoform X1, with product MKSEEEEAEKEENLGEKLRRGVLVGKSKGPSTPLPSWLSLTHTTKHIHHHSVSARKLAAALWEFNHSFPLFQMHPSANNAPPAPSAAHPRHRRRHYILHKDKALHISNFLADASPSSPDQPASASSLRRHIAASLMQQHRVIDRNDHALQPLSPASYGSSMEMTPYNPGATPSSSLEFKGRIGDPHYSLKTSTELLKVLNRIWSLEEQHASNISLIKALKSELDHARIRVKELLRDRQADRHEVDDLMKQIAEDKLVRKSKEQDRLHAAVQSVRDELEDERKLRKRSESIHRKLARDLSEVKSSLTSALKELDQERTRRKLLEDLCDEFARGINEYEREVHTLNHKSDKDWIQRADHDRLILHISESWLDERMQMQLEAAQNGFMDKSIVDKLSLEIETFLRAKQNSRSAENIVARNRRNSLESVPLNDAVSAPQVVGDDDDSVGSDSNCFELNKPNNKGSKVHEEEPVDKHFEETLKTNYTKKKPIPREGLKHRSPSSLQVKFEEQMAWAMSSDSHKKSQSIDADQGKTTDTKPDEGTLSEKCENFEINEDDDSEGKMNPTELHSSSKNHIIDNLIRGQLMASESGNMHAENNYGEASCSNAGWRNQASPVKQWMAKLGSQDLDISEASKMASGPKENNTLKAKLLEARSKGQRSRLKAMKGSF from the exons ATGAAAAGcgaggaagaagaagcggaAAAGGAGGAAAATTTGGGAGAAAAGTTGAGGCGAGGGGTTTTGGTAGGGAAAAGCAAGGGCCCCTCTACTCCACTCCCGTCTTGGCTTTCGCTTACTCACACTACCAAACACATTCACCACCATTCTGTTTCTGCTAGAAAGCTCGCCGCAGCGCTCTGGGAATTCAACCACTCTTTCCCTCTCTTTCAAATGCATCCTTCTGCTAATAACGCTCCACCTGCTCCCTCTGCTGCTCATCcccgacatcgccgccgccatTACATCCTCCACAAGGACAAGGCTCTCCACATCTCCAACTTCTTGGCTGATGCTTCTCCCTCTTCCCCTGATCAG CCAGCTAGCGCCAGCAGTTTGAGGAGGCATATTGCTGCATCCCTGATGCAGCAGCATCGGGTGATTGATAGAAATGATCATGCACTACAACCTTTATCTCCTGCAAGTTATGGCAGTTCCATGGAG ATGACACCCTATAATCCTGGAGCCACTCCTTCTAGTTCCTTGGAATTTAAGGGAAGGATTGGTGATCCACATTATAGTCTCAAAACATCTACAGAACTTCTAAAAGTGCTAAACAGAATATGGAGCTTGGAAGAACAACATGCTTCTAACATTTCATTGATAAAAGCATTAAAATCAGAGCTAGATCATGCACGTATACGGGTCAAAGAGTTGCTTCGAGACCGACAAGCAGATCGACATGAAGTTGACGACCTAATGAAGCAAATTGCAGAGGATAAACTGGTTAGGAAGAGCAAGGAGCAGGATCGACTCCATGCCGCTGTGCAATCTGTGAGGGATGAACTTGAGGATGAGAGGAAATTAAGGAAACGGTCAGAGAGCATACATCGGAAATTGGCTCGGGATCTCTCTGAAGTGAAGTCCTCCCTTACTAGCGCTCTaaaagaattggatcaagagaGAACTAGAAGAAAACTATTGGAGGACCTCTGTGATGAATTTGCTAGGGGAATAAATGAATATGAACGAGAAGTGCATACTCTGAATCACAAGTCTGATAAAGACTGGATTCAAAGGGCTGATCACGATCGTTTGATTCTCCACATATCTGAATCATGGCTGGATGAACGTATGCAAATGCAGCTGGAAGCAGCTCAGAATGGTTTTATGGACAAGTCCATAGTCGATAAACTAAGCCTTGAAATCGAAACCTTTCTTAGAGCTAAACAAAATAGTCGAAGTGCAGAAAATATCGTGGCGAGGAATCGCCGTAATTCCTTGGAATCTGTACCACTGAACGATGCTGTCAGTGCTCCACAGGTGGTGGGTGATGACGATGATTCTGTGGGAAGTGATTCAAATTGTTTTGAGTTGAACAAGCCAAACAACAAGGGATCTAAGGTACATGAAGAAGAGCCTGTCGACAAACATTTTGAGGAGACATTGAAAACCAACTACACGAAGAAAAAACCAATACCACGAGAAGGGTTAAAACATCGTAGCCCATCTAGCTTGCAAGTTAAGTTTGAAGAACAGATGGCGTGGGCCATGTCATCTGATTCACATAAGAAGTCCCAGTCAATTGATGCAGATCAGGGGAAGACCACAGACACCAAGCCAGATGAAGGAACTTTATCTGAAAAGTGTGAAAACTTTGAGATTAACGAAGATGATGATTCTGAAGGAAAGATGAACCCCACTGAATTGCACAGCTCCAGTAAAAACCACATCATTGATAATCTGATAAGAGGTCAACTTATGGCATCAGAAAGTGGCAATATGCATGCTGAGAATAACTATGGTGAGGCTTCCTGCAGCAATGCTGGATGGAGGAATCAGGCAAGCCCTGTGAAGCAGTGGATGGCAAAACTTGGATCCCAAGACCTTGACATATCGGAAGCTTCCAAAATGGCTTCAGGACCAAAGGAGAATAATACTTTGAAGGCAAAGCTTCTGGAAGCTAGGTCTAAGGGGCAGCGATCGCGTTTAAAAGCCATGAAAGGGTCCTTTTAG
- the LOC137811460 gene encoding uncharacterized protein yields MAASFRWILQLHRDVPKAARFYSEGLDFTINVCSLRWAELQSGSLKLALMHSSHDQTTTQKGYSSLLSFTVTDMNSTVAKLMALGAELDGPIKYEIHGKVAAMRCTDGHVLGLYEPV; encoded by the exons ATGGCAGCGTCGTTCAGGTGGATACTACAACTACACAGGGATGTTCCAAAAGCCGCACGCTTCTACTCCGAAGGCTTGGACTTCACCATCAACGTATGCTCTCTTCGTTGGGCCGAACTTCAATCTGGTTCTCTCAAGCTTGCCCTCATGCATTCTTCCCA TGACCAAACCACCACGCAGAAAGGGTACTCCTCTCTTTTGTCATTTACGGTGACTGACATGAACAGTACAGTAGCTAAATTAATGGCGTTAGGAGCCGAACTCGATGGACCCATCAAATACGAGATCCATGGAAAG GTTGCAGCTATGCGGTGTACTGATGGACATGTCTTGGGCCTCTATGAACCTGTCTAA
- the LOC137809367 gene encoding uncharacterized protein, whose product MVATRNNNNAMAEQMTMIQTLQTQMEELRQKGMEDRRQHEEDKRRQEEEIALLREQNARLQRQVDNPEREGQSHMADRTASRIPTPADTNPASRAKTVERKSSKRAHPFTNEIITTPLPDKWRGLAIKLYDGSTDPDEHLNVYKTQMTLYTTDNNVWCKVFPTSLQGEPLTWFTELSPNSIDDFDVLAVKFSTQYATSRPHHMSSMSLLAIQQEKGESLRTFLDRFNKACMNIRGLKQEVALHHLVSAIRPSRFTESLIKKPPQDMEDLRTRATKFMQIEEHIDYHQRFKAVGSGVLKDQTPSKEREVETERTVRTTPRSNQECSTKET is encoded by the coding sequence ATGGTTGCAACAAGGAACAACAACAACGCTATGGCGGAACAGATGACTATGATTCAAACCCTCCAAACTCAGATGGAGGAACTGCGGCAAAAGGGGATGGAAGACCGTCGTCAACACGAAGAGGATAAACGCCGCCAAGAGGAGGAAATCGCCTTattgagagagcagaatgcgCGACTCCAGCGACAGGTTGATAATCCCGAACGAGAAGGCCAATCCCATATGGCCGACCGAACCGCCTCTCGCATACCTACACCAGCCGACACCAATCCTGCTTCCAGAGCTAAAACAGTCGAAAGAAAGTCAAGTAAAAGGGCTCATCCTTTTACAAACGAAATCATCACCACACCACTTCCTGACaaatggagaggcctcgccattaaactctatgacggctcgaccgacccggacgagcatttaaatgtttacaagacgcaaatgactttgtataccACAGATAACAATGTGTGGTGTAAAGTATTCCCCACGTCGCTCCAGGGAGAACCTCTTACTTGGTTTACAGAGCTGTCTCCGAATTCCATTGACGACTTCGACGTCTTAGCCGTAAAATTCTCTACTCAGTATGCCACCAGCCGACCGCATCACatgtcctccatgtctctcctagcgatacaacaagaaaaaggtgaatctcTCAGAACCTTTTTAGATAGGTTCAACAAAGCATGTATGAACATCCGAGGGCTCAAGCAGGAAGTTGCATTGCACCATTTGGTCTCGGCCATCCGGCCGAGCCGTTTTACTGAAAGTCTCATCAAGAAGCCGCCTCAAGACATGGAAGACCTTCGAACTcgagcaaccaaattcatgcaaatcgaGGAACACATTGATTACCACCAACGGTTCAAAGCCGTCGGATCCGGAGTCCTCAAAGACCAAACCCCGAGCAAAGAAAGAGAAGTCGAGACCGAACGAACCGTCCGAACCACTCCAAGGTCAAACCAAGAATGTTCCACAAAGGAGACTTAG
- the LOC137811459 gene encoding uncharacterized protein At5g41620-like isoform X2, with protein MFSVKSYTVFNLVIEPASASSLRRHIAASLMQQHRVIDRNDHALQPLSPASYGSSMEMTPYNPGATPSSSLEFKGRIGDPHYSLKTSTELLKVLNRIWSLEEQHASNISLIKALKSELDHARIRVKELLRDRQADRHEVDDLMKQIAEDKLVRKSKEQDRLHAAVQSVRDELEDERKLRKRSESIHRKLARDLSEVKSSLTSALKELDQERTRRKLLEDLCDEFARGINEYEREVHTLNHKSDKDWIQRADHDRLILHISESWLDERMQMQLEAAQNGFMDKSIVDKLSLEIETFLRAKQNSRSAENIVARNRRNSLESVPLNDAVSAPQVVGDDDDSVGSDSNCFELNKPNNKGSKVHEEEPVDKHFEETLKTNYTKKKPIPREGLKHRSPSSLQVKFEEQMAWAMSSDSHKKSQSIDADQGKTTDTKPDEGTLSEKCENFEINEDDDSEGKMNPTELHSSSKNHIIDNLIRGQLMASESGNMHAENNYGEASCSNAGWRNQASPVKQWMAKLGSQDLDISEASKMASGPKENNTLKAKLLEARSKGQRSRLKAMKGSF; from the exons ATGTTTAGTGTGAAGTCATACACTGTCTTTAACCTTGTAATTGAG CCAGCTAGCGCCAGCAGTTTGAGGAGGCATATTGCTGCATCCCTGATGCAGCAGCATCGGGTGATTGATAGAAATGATCATGCACTACAACCTTTATCTCCTGCAAGTTATGGCAGTTCCATGGAG ATGACACCCTATAATCCTGGAGCCACTCCTTCTAGTTCCTTGGAATTTAAGGGAAGGATTGGTGATCCACATTATAGTCTCAAAACATCTACAGAACTTCTAAAAGTGCTAAACAGAATATGGAGCTTGGAAGAACAACATGCTTCTAACATTTCATTGATAAAAGCATTAAAATCAGAGCTAGATCATGCACGTATACGGGTCAAAGAGTTGCTTCGAGACCGACAAGCAGATCGACATGAAGTTGACGACCTAATGAAGCAAATTGCAGAGGATAAACTGGTTAGGAAGAGCAAGGAGCAGGATCGACTCCATGCCGCTGTGCAATCTGTGAGGGATGAACTTGAGGATGAGAGGAAATTAAGGAAACGGTCAGAGAGCATACATCGGAAATTGGCTCGGGATCTCTCTGAAGTGAAGTCCTCCCTTACTAGCGCTCTaaaagaattggatcaagagaGAACTAGAAGAAAACTATTGGAGGACCTCTGTGATGAATTTGCTAGGGGAATAAATGAATATGAACGAGAAGTGCATACTCTGAATCACAAGTCTGATAAAGACTGGATTCAAAGGGCTGATCACGATCGTTTGATTCTCCACATATCTGAATCATGGCTGGATGAACGTATGCAAATGCAGCTGGAAGCAGCTCAGAATGGTTTTATGGACAAGTCCATAGTCGATAAACTAAGCCTTGAAATCGAAACCTTTCTTAGAGCTAAACAAAATAGTCGAAGTGCAGAAAATATCGTGGCGAGGAATCGCCGTAATTCCTTGGAATCTGTACCACTGAACGATGCTGTCAGTGCTCCACAGGTGGTGGGTGATGACGATGATTCTGTGGGAAGTGATTCAAATTGTTTTGAGTTGAACAAGCCAAACAACAAGGGATCTAAGGTACATGAAGAAGAGCCTGTCGACAAACATTTTGAGGAGACATTGAAAACCAACTACACGAAGAAAAAACCAATACCACGAGAAGGGTTAAAACATCGTAGCCCATCTAGCTTGCAAGTTAAGTTTGAAGAACAGATGGCGTGGGCCATGTCATCTGATTCACATAAGAAGTCCCAGTCAATTGATGCAGATCAGGGGAAGACCACAGACACCAAGCCAGATGAAGGAACTTTATCTGAAAAGTGTGAAAACTTTGAGATTAACGAAGATGATGATTCTGAAGGAAAGATGAACCCCACTGAATTGCACAGCTCCAGTAAAAACCACATCATTGATAATCTGATAAGAGGTCAACTTATGGCATCAGAAAGTGGCAATATGCATGCTGAGAATAACTATGGTGAGGCTTCCTGCAGCAATGCTGGATGGAGGAATCAGGCAAGCCCTGTGAAGCAGTGGATGGCAAAACTTGGATCCCAAGACCTTGACATATCGGAAGCTTCCAAAATGGCTTCAGGACCAAAGGAGAATAATACTTTGAAGGCAAAGCTTCTGGAAGCTAGGTCTAAGGGGCAGCGATCGCGTTTAAAAGCCATGAAAGGGTCCTTTTAG